One region of Haladaptatus cibarius D43 genomic DNA includes:
- a CDS encoding ATP-binding protein, with protein sequence MTKLTHIEVEGFKGIESLEFEPTDINLITGRNNTGKTSILEAVDMSARPSSLKNFENNVGDIINKNNNKSRIEVTTSNEKVEIQMEPASAEEAKLYFLESTRKQVKKSLEVFFNSTNEIINEPVPMEEIITLIQETTIGVLERLFEQESLEDLRNSCLILSINGAKSPYIMSNIYSPLSFDSKSQVESEVFEYLEYNIDEETITELQPILETFIEIAIPDRIESIPEFPDHPTYSSTFIEHSNNFLEEEKKNNNEEYAVKVDDINDYLKEADLVDDLKTFNLDYLIFENEERGKWQVPFEFMGDGFKSIVGLLWKLMDNESSNNIVLIEEPENHLHPGYIRELVHFLIGLAREENIQLFITTHNNDFINDFFNENIRDERLNYLEEEFSVVKMDDFGAEILDYDTAKKHLEELHLDLRGL encoded by the coding sequence ATGACTAAGCTCACTCACATCGAGGTCGAGGGATTCAAGGGTATCGAGTCTCTCGAATTTGAACCTACAGATATTAATTTGATCACTGGTCGGAACAATACTGGGAAGACTTCAATTTTGGAAGCAGTAGATATGTCCGCTAGACCTAGCTCACTCAAGAATTTTGAGAATAATGTTGGGGACATAATAAACAAAAACAATAACAAATCGAGAATAGAAGTTACAACAAGTAATGAAAAGGTAGAGATTCAAATGGAACCAGCTTCAGCAGAAGAGGCGAAACTTTATTTTCTTGAATCTACAAGGAAGCAGGTTAAAAAATCATTAGAGGTGTTCTTCAACTCCACTAATGAGATTATTAATGAACCAGTTCCGATGGAGGAGATTATCACTCTAATACAAGAGACAACAATAGGAGTATTGGAGAGGTTATTTGAGCAAGAGTCGTTAGAAGACCTGCGAAATAGTTGTCTCATTTTGAGTATCAATGGTGCCAAAAGCCCATATATCATGTCGAATATTTATTCTCCCCTATCATTTGATTCAAAATCGCAAGTAGAGTCAGAAGTTTTTGAATATTTAGAATACAATATAGATGAAGAAACAATAACCGAATTACAGCCAATTTTAGAGACTTTTATCGAAATTGCCATTCCCGACCGTATCGAATCTATTCCAGAATTCCCAGATCACCCAACATATAGTAGCACATTCATAGAACATTCGAACAATTTTTTGGAAGAAGAGAAGAAGAATAACAACGAAGAGTACGCTGTTAAAGTGGACGATATTAACGATTACCTCAAAGAAGCAGATCTAGTGGACGACCTCAAAACCTTTAATTTAGACTATTTAATCTTCGAGAACGAAGAACGCGGTAAATGGCAAGTACCATTTGAGTTCATGGGTGATGGATTCAAAAGCATTGTTGGTCTTCTCTGGAAACTCATGGACAATGAATCCTCCAACAACATCGTCCTCATCGAAGAACCGGAAAACCACCTTCATCCCGGCTACATCCGGGAGTTGGTTCACTTCCTTATTGGCCTCGCGCGAGAAGAAAACATCCAACTGTTCATCACGACTCACAACAATGACTTCATCAACGATTTCTTCAACGAAAATATCCGAGACGAACGTCTAAACTACCTCGAGGAGGAGTTTTCGGTAGTCAAGATGGACGATTTCGGAGCAGAGATATTGGATTACGATACTGCAAAGAAGCATTTGGAAGAACTCCATCTCGACCTTCGAGGACTCTAA
- the cofC gene encoding 2-phospho-L-lactate guanylyltransferase, which produces MQVVVPFSANDPKTRLADILAPDERREFSLSMLEDVLSAIRATGREPRLLTTSAIDIDAPQTVDSRPLTPAVNDVLAEGKPTTATEPTAIVMADLALVTPDALERLFSTSGDVVLAPGRGGGTNALVSRHDEFRVDYHGTSYLDHRRIAGDVGASVTEVDSHRLATDVDESSDLAEVLIHSDGSACRWLRKAGFSLSVTEGRVAASRDGT; this is translated from the coding sequence ATGCAGGTGGTGGTGCCGTTCTCCGCAAACGACCCGAAGACGCGACTGGCCGACATCCTCGCGCCCGACGAGCGCCGGGAGTTTTCGCTGTCGATGCTCGAAGACGTGCTCTCCGCGATTCGCGCGACGGGGCGAGAGCCACGGCTACTCACCACCAGTGCAATCGACATCGATGCACCGCAGACGGTCGATTCCAGACCGCTGACGCCCGCCGTGAACGACGTGCTGGCAGAGGGGAAACCGACAACAGCCACGGAACCCACCGCAATCGTGATGGCCGACCTCGCGCTGGTGACACCCGACGCGCTGGAACGACTCTTTTCGACTTCGGGCGACGTGGTGCTTGCACCGGGTCGCGGCGGGGGAACGAACGCGCTCGTCTCCCGCCACGACGAATTTCGAGTGGACTACCACGGAACTTCCTACCTCGACCATCGTCGAATCGCGGGGGATGTGGGGGCCTCGGTTACTGAAGTGGATTCGCACCGACTGGCGACCGACGTGGACGAATCGAGCGATCTCGCCGAAGTGCTGATACACAGCGATGGGTCGGCGTGCCGGTGGCTCAGAAAAGCTGGCTTTTCGCTTTCGGTGACCGAGGGCCGGGTGGCAGCGAGTCGAGACGGAACGTAG
- a CDS encoding complex I NDUFA9 subunit family protein, with the protein MNVLVTGGTGFVGRNLIRELHDRGHEVTALARSPDEADFPDGIERAMGDVTALTSIESAFENQDAVVNLVALSPLFKPPRGVTHMSVHLGGTQNIVQAAEEHGVEKIVQMSALGADPTGPTEYIRAKGQAEELVKSSDLRWTIFRPSIVFGDESEFLSFTKKLTPPYLAPLPGGGKTRFQPIWIGDLAPMLADGVDESHDGELYEIGGPEVLTLAEVAKLVRQAEGQPVTVVPVPMALAGVGLKIGGSIPGVPMGGDQYRSLQFDNTVKENDVAAFGVESSSLTTLAEYLGVKTR; encoded by the coding sequence ATGAATGTTCTCGTGACCGGCGGCACCGGATTCGTCGGACGGAATCTCATCCGCGAACTACACGACCGGGGCCACGAGGTGACTGCACTCGCGCGAAGTCCGGACGAGGCGGACTTTCCAGACGGCATCGAACGTGCGATGGGCGACGTAACCGCGCTCACGTCCATCGAGAGCGCGTTCGAGAATCAGGACGCGGTCGTCAACCTCGTCGCGCTTTCGCCCCTGTTTAAGCCCCCACGAGGGGTGACGCATATGAGCGTCCACCTCGGGGGAACCCAGAACATCGTGCAGGCCGCCGAGGAACATGGCGTCGAAAAAATCGTGCAGATGAGCGCGTTGGGTGCAGACCCGACCGGCCCGACGGAGTACATTCGAGCGAAAGGGCAGGCAGAAGAGTTAGTCAAGAGTTCCGACCTCCGATGGACGATTTTCCGGCCGTCAATCGTGTTCGGCGACGAAAGCGAGTTTCTCTCGTTTACGAAAAAACTCACGCCACCGTATCTCGCGCCGCTCCCCGGTGGCGGAAAGACGCGATTCCAACCGATTTGGATAGGCGACCTTGCACCGATGCTCGCCGATGGAGTGGACGAGTCGCACGACGGCGAACTCTACGAAATCGGCGGCCCGGAGGTGTTGACGCTGGCAGAGGTAGCGAAACTCGTGCGTCAGGCCGAGGGACAACCCGTCACGGTCGTTCCGGTTCCGATGGCGCTCGCGGGAGTCGGACTAAAAATCGGCGGGTCGATTCCGGGCGTGCCGATGGGTGGCGACCAGTACCGGTCGTTACAGTTCGACAACACGGTCAAAGAAAACGATGTGGCGGCGTTCGGCGTGGAGTCCAGTTCGCTGACGACACTGGCAGAGTATCTCGGCGTGAAAACGAGATGA
- a CDS encoding DMT family transporter, producing MTRYRNAVLFVLLAAVWGSAFMAIKVGLDYFPPVLFAAIRYDVAGVLMLAYAIYATDRWLPKTRAEWKLVLVGGALMIAGYHAFLFVGELETTSAVAAIIVSLSPVLTTGFARVFLPSERLEPSGIAGLFLGLVGVAILSQPNPNNLLADDFVGKILVLLAALSFALGSVLSRRIDADLPIETMEAWSMVLGALMMHGISIARPSESFVAIEWTPEAILALVYLSIAASAIGFLVYFDLLERLGPIEINLVSYVAPIFAAISGFFFLDETITPITAFGFLVIFAGFCLLKRRAISRELPRIMGVFSSGR from the coding sequence GTGACCCGGTACAGAAATGCAGTGCTGTTCGTTCTTCTCGCCGCAGTTTGGGGGTCTGCGTTCATGGCCATCAAGGTCGGTCTGGACTACTTCCCGCCCGTGCTGTTCGCGGCCATCCGCTACGACGTGGCGGGCGTCCTGATGCTCGCGTACGCCATCTACGCCACCGACAGGTGGCTTCCGAAAACCCGCGCCGAGTGGAAACTCGTCCTCGTCGGCGGCGCGCTGATGATTGCGGGCTACCACGCCTTCCTCTTCGTCGGCGAACTGGAGACGACGAGCGCCGTCGCCGCGATTATCGTCAGCCTCTCCCCGGTTCTGACGACCGGTTTCGCGCGAGTGTTCCTTCCCAGCGAGCGACTCGAACCGTCCGGAATCGCGGGACTCTTCCTCGGACTCGTCGGCGTTGCGATACTCAGCCAACCGAATCCGAACAACCTGCTCGCGGACGATTTCGTCGGCAAAATCCTCGTCCTGCTGGCGGCCCTGTCGTTCGCCCTTGGAAGCGTCCTTTCGCGGCGAATCGACGCCGACCTCCCAATCGAGACGATGGAAGCGTGGTCGATGGTGCTCGGCGCACTCATGATGCACGGAATTAGTATCGCCCGGCCGAGCGAATCGTTCGTCGCCATCGAATGGACGCCGGAGGCAATCCTCGCACTAGTCTACCTGTCGATTGCCGCCAGCGCGATTGGATTTCTGGTTTACTTCGACCTGCTGGAACGTCTCGGCCCAATCGAAATCAACCTCGTCTCCTACGTCGCGCCGATTTTCGCGGCAATCTCCGGATTTTTCTTCCTCGACGAAACCATCACGCCGATTACCGCGTTCGGCTTTCTCGTCATCTTCGCGGGATTCTGTCTCCTGAAGCGCCGCGCGATTTCCCGGGAACTCCCGCGGATTATGGGCGTGTTCTCCTCGGGTCGGTGA
- the purQ gene encoding phosphoribosylformylglycinamidine synthase I → MTVAIVQFGGSNCDRDAQRALSHLDIDAELVWHEDGLPADVSGVMLPGGFSYGDYLRAGAIAANSPIVAEVREAAESGVPVLGVCNGAQIGCESGLIPGAFTTNRSARFQCEHVYLRVENADTPWTSAYEAGEVIEVPIAHGEGRFEITDEQYDELDADDRVLFRYCDENGVVSDETNPNGSKGNVAGIVGESETVAVMMPHPERATLPDIGGTDGEGVLYGFVTP, encoded by the coding sequence ATGACGGTCGCTATCGTCCAGTTCGGCGGGAGCAACTGCGACCGAGACGCACAGCGCGCGCTCTCGCACCTCGACATCGACGCCGAACTCGTCTGGCACGAAGACGGCCTCCCCGCGGACGTGAGCGGCGTGATGCTCCCCGGCGGGTTCTCCTACGGCGACTACCTCCGCGCGGGCGCAATCGCCGCGAACTCACCGATTGTGGCCGAGGTGCGCGAGGCCGCAGAGTCCGGCGTTCCCGTCCTCGGCGTCTGCAACGGCGCGCAAATCGGCTGTGAGTCGGGATTGATTCCCGGCGCGTTCACGACCAACCGGAGCGCGCGCTTCCAGTGTGAACACGTCTACCTGCGCGTCGAAAACGCCGATACGCCGTGGACTTCGGCCTACGAGGCGGGCGAGGTCATCGAAGTTCCCATCGCCCACGGCGAAGGCCGATTCGAAATTACGGACGAGCAGTACGACGAACTCGATGCTGACGACCGGGTGCTGTTTCGGTACTGCGACGAAAATGGCGTCGTCAGCGACGAGACGAATCCCAACGGTTCGAAAGGGAACGTCGCCGGAATCGTCGGCGAGTCCGAAACCGTCGCGGTCATGATGCCCCATCCCGAGCGGGCGACGCTTCCGGATATTGGTGGGACAGATGGCGAAGGCGTGCTGTACGGATTTGTGACACCCTGA
- the tmk gene encoding dTMP kinase, whose protein sequence is MLITLEGLDGSGKTTVWEVLHEEFSDAVFTREPTNSWYGEAVNRSIEDDDADSIAELFLYTADHAAHLSNTIRPALAEDELVISDRYSDSRYAYQAVALEGHVTRPMEYIIGVHKPWTRPPDCTIYLDVDPETGAARSGATNKFEQAGFLAQVQSNYERLMDAEPGRFVRVDATQSPEAVIDSVVSTIERVTNNANESSER, encoded by the coding sequence ATGCTGATAACGCTGGAGGGACTGGACGGAAGCGGAAAAACGACCGTCTGGGAGGTTCTCCACGAGGAATTCTCCGACGCGGTGTTCACCCGCGAACCGACGAACTCGTGGTACGGTGAAGCCGTCAATCGGTCTATCGAGGACGACGATGCGGATTCTATCGCGGAACTGTTCTTGTACACCGCAGACCACGCGGCCCATCTCTCGAACACGATTCGTCCCGCGCTGGCAGAAGACGAACTCGTCATCTCCGACCGATATTCGGACTCCCGGTACGCCTACCAAGCGGTTGCGCTGGAGGGCCACGTCACCCGACCGATGGAGTACATCATCGGCGTCCACAAGCCGTGGACGCGTCCGCCGGACTGCACCATTTATCTCGACGTTGACCCCGAAACCGGCGCGGCGCGAAGCGGCGCGACGAACAAGTTCGAACAGGCCGGTTTCCTTGCACAAGTCCAGTCGAACTACGAACGCCTGATGGACGCGGAACCGGGCCGATTCGTCCGCGTCGATGCAACCCAATCGCCGGAAGCGGTCATCGATAGCGTCGTCTCGACCATCGAGCGTGTCACGAACAACGCGAACGAATCGAGCGAGCGCTGA
- the purS gene encoding phosphoribosylformylglycinamidine synthase subunit PurS, which translates to MTAYTATVTVRLKQGVLDPEAETTRQALGRLGFELESLRSADQFEIDLDAESASTAEERAGEMAERLLANPTIHDYTVAIEER; encoded by the coding sequence ATGACTGCCTACACCGCGACGGTGACGGTTCGCTTGAAGCAGGGTGTCCTCGACCCTGAAGCGGAAACCACCCGGCAAGCACTGGGACGACTCGGCTTCGAACTGGAATCGCTTCGTTCGGCAGACCAGTTCGAAATCGACCTCGACGCGGAATCCGCGTCCACCGCCGAGGAACGCGCCGGAGAGATGGCCGAACGCCTGCTCGCCAACCCAACCATTCACGACTACACGGTGGCAATCGAGGAACGATGA
- a CDS encoding tubulin/FtsZ family protein, translating to MKLAMIGFGQAGGKIVDKFLEYDQRTQSGIVRAAVAVNTARADLMGLQHVPEENRVLIGQSRVKGHGVGADNELGAEIAEEDIDEVQGAIDNIPVHEVDAFLIIAGMGGGSGSGGAPVVAKHLKRIYTEPVYGLGILPGGDEGGIYTLNAARSFQTFVREVDNLMVFDNDSWRQSGESVQSGYSEINEEIVTRFGILFGAGEIGGGDDVAESVVDSSEIINTLAGGGVSTIGYAAEEVEMQNSGGLLSRFTGNGGGTGEDTAHTTNRITSLVRKAALGRLTLPCEIQGTERALLVMSGPSEHLNRKGIERGRKWLEEQTGSMEVRGGDYPVKEPNVASVVLLSGVTNVPRIKELQQVAIEAQDNIDDIRQESETNLESLVEDDEDELDPLF from the coding sequence ATGAAACTCGCGATGATCGGATTCGGTCAGGCAGGCGGAAAAATCGTTGACAAGTTCCTGGAATACGACCAGCGAACACAGAGCGGCATCGTGCGCGCCGCCGTCGCAGTCAACACCGCTCGCGCTGACCTCATGGGCCTACAGCACGTTCCGGAGGAAAACCGGGTGCTCATCGGACAGTCCCGCGTCAAAGGTCACGGCGTGGGTGCGGACAACGAACTCGGCGCGGAAATCGCCGAAGAGGACATCGACGAAGTACAGGGAGCTATCGACAACATCCCTGTCCACGAGGTCGATGCCTTCCTCATCATTGCCGGAATGGGCGGCGGTTCAGGGAGTGGCGGCGCACCAGTCGTCGCAAAACACCTGAAGCGCATCTACACCGAACCCGTCTACGGGCTCGGCATCCTCCCCGGCGGCGACGAGGGTGGCATCTACACCCTCAACGCGGCGCGCTCGTTCCAGACGTTCGTCCGCGAAGTGGACAACCTGATGGTGTTCGACAACGACTCGTGGCGCCAGTCGGGCGAGAGCGTCCAGAGCGGCTACTCCGAAATCAACGAGGAAATCGTCACGCGGTTCGGCATCCTCTTCGGAGCCGGTGAAATCGGTGGCGGCGACGACGTTGCAGAGAGCGTCGTTGACTCCAGCGAAATCATCAACACGCTCGCCGGTGGCGGCGTCTCGACAATCGGCTACGCCGCCGAGGAAGTCGAGATGCAGAACTCCGGCGGGCTGCTGTCCCGATTCACCGGAAACGGTGGCGGGACGGGAGAGGACACCGCACACACGACGAACCGAATCACCAGTCTCGTGCGGAAGGCGGCACTTGGTCGCCTGACGCTCCCGTGTGAGATTCAGGGAACCGAACGTGCACTGCTCGTCATGAGCGGCCCCTCGGAGCATCTGAACCGCAAAGGGATAGAGCGCGGGCGGAAATGGCTGGAGGAGCAAACCGGCAGTATGGAAGTTCGCGGTGGCGACTACCCCGTCAAGGAGCCCAACGTGGCCAGCGTCGTCCTCCTCTCTGGAGTGACGAACGTTCCACGAATCAAGGAACTCCAACAGGTCGCCATCGAGGCACAGGACAACATAGACGACATTCGACAGGAGAGCGAGACGAATCTCGAAAGTCTCGTCGAGGATGATGAGGATGAACTCGACCCGCTGTTCTAA
- a CDS encoding phosphotransferase family protein — protein sequence MTTSEANIDFTHLESYLSAELGEAVTGTEVLRDGLNLSLAISTERDAKAYVLRHPNMLRHTSYINELEQEYEVMQRLRETTVRTPAPVLFCDDESILGDSFFVMTHLDGEAVPLGFDLPDRFRNAKSRARLADNLIDTLAELHSLAVEPFEGVCEQKTPRELVARTTDRLVASANATGHEPPELQSVAKWLRRNAPSKTETALVHGDFRPGNVLFAERNGPGIIGVLDWETAMCGDPRTDLGYLLLRWRDKDDPTPSLDELEARYSNEDAIEQLRERNENGISPFTAKSGSPTRRELVTRYEDETGIQFENERFYRAHAAFSLAVVWEDFHRERIEAGEESDWEPYIDYMLMIAESIARGEFPL from the coding sequence ATGACTACGAGCGAAGCGAATATCGATTTTACCCATCTCGAATCGTATCTCTCGGCGGAACTGGGTGAAGCCGTGACTGGAACCGAAGTGCTTCGAGATGGTCTCAACCTGAGCCTTGCGATTTCGACCGAGAGAGATGCAAAAGCGTACGTCCTCCGACACCCGAACATGTTGCGCCACACCAGCTACATCAACGAGTTAGAACAGGAATACGAGGTGATGCAACGACTTCGAGAGACGACAGTGCGAACGCCAGCGCCGGTTTTGTTTTGCGACGACGAGTCGATTCTCGGTGATTCGTTTTTCGTCATGACGCATCTCGACGGCGAAGCGGTTCCGCTCGGTTTCGACCTCCCCGACCGATTTCGAAATGCGAAGTCGCGTGCGAGGCTGGCAGACAACCTGATAGACACGCTCGCTGAACTGCACTCATTGGCTGTCGAACCGTTCGAAGGTGTTTGTGAGCAGAAAACTCCGCGAGAACTCGTCGCTCGAACCACCGACCGACTCGTTGCGTCGGCGAACGCAACAGGTCACGAACCACCCGAACTTCAGTCCGTCGCAAAGTGGCTCCGACGAAACGCCCCATCAAAGACGGAAACGGCCCTCGTCCACGGAGATTTCAGGCCCGGAAACGTCCTTTTTGCGGAGAGGAATGGCCCCGGAATCATCGGCGTTCTCGACTGGGAGACGGCGATGTGTGGTGACCCGCGAACCGACCTCGGCTACCTTCTGCTTCGCTGGCGAGATAAAGACGACCCGACGCCGTCGCTTGACGAACTCGAAGCACGGTATTCGAACGAAGACGCGATAGAGCAACTGCGAGAACGGAACGAAAACGGGATTTCGCCGTTTACGGCGAAATCCGGCAGCCCCACCCGACGGGAGTTAGTGACACGCTACGAGGACGAGACGGGAATCCAGTTCGAGAACGAACGCTTCTACAGAGCGCACGCCGCCTTTTCACTCGCAGTAGTTTGGGAAGATTTTCACCGGGAGCGGATAGAGGCCGGAGAAGAATCCGACTGGGAACCGTATATCGACTACATGCTGATGATTGCGGAGAGCATCGCACGCGGGGAATTTCCGCTATAG
- the cofG gene encoding 7,8-didemethyl-8-hydroxy-5-deazariboflavin synthase subunit CofG, protein MIPGADEYDIDITFDEAEIDRLLAVTPEDVESANSLTYAKNVFIPLTTACRYTCTYCTYFDPPGEASLLSPEEVREIVQMGVDAGCTEALFTFGDDPDDRYTQVNDQLAEWGHDSIHSYLREVCELALDEGLLPHSNPGDQTPEQMELVADVNASMGVMLETTADVSAHAGPRQKNPGQRLATIRTAGELGVPFTTGLLVGIGEDWRDRAESLLAIRKLHERYGHIQEIIVQNVVPNERSQFEQPSVETMRRVVAMARAALPEEISVQVPPNLSPTRELLDCGVDDLGGVSPVTDDYINPDYAWPALRELEDIAEEAEVPLRERLPVYRWYLNDDSDDGTWLSHRIRRAIDSDAEAGERYRSVIAESIPR, encoded by the coding sequence ATGATTCCGGGGGCCGACGAGTACGACATCGACATCACGTTCGACGAGGCGGAAATCGACCGATTGCTTGCTGTCACCCCGGAGGACGTAGAGTCAGCAAACTCGCTTACCTACGCGAAAAACGTCTTCATTCCACTCACCACGGCTTGCCGGTACACCTGCACCTACTGCACCTACTTCGACCCGCCGGGGGAGGCGTCACTGCTCTCGCCCGAGGAAGTCCGCGAAATCGTCCAGATGGGCGTGGACGCAGGGTGTACGGAAGCCCTGTTCACCTTCGGCGACGACCCGGACGACCGCTACACGCAGGTCAACGACCAACTCGCGGAGTGGGGCCACGATTCGATTCATTCCTACCTCCGCGAGGTGTGCGAACTCGCGCTGGATGAGGGCTTGCTTCCCCATTCGAATCCGGGCGACCAGACGCCGGAACAGATGGAACTCGTCGCAGACGTAAACGCCAGCATGGGCGTGATGCTGGAGACGACGGCGGACGTGTCGGCCCACGCTGGCCCGCGGCAGAAAAATCCCGGCCAACGACTCGCCACGATTCGAACCGCGGGCGAGTTGGGCGTTCCGTTCACGACTGGCCTGCTCGTCGGTATCGGAGAGGACTGGCGCGACAGGGCCGAGAGTCTGCTGGCGATTCGCAAGTTGCACGAACGATACGGGCATATTCAAGAAATCATCGTCCAGAACGTCGTGCCGAACGAGCGGTCGCAGTTCGAGCAACCCTCGGTCGAAACGATGCGCCGGGTGGTTGCGATGGCCCGCGCGGCGCTCCCCGAGGAAATTTCCGTGCAGGTGCCGCCGAACCTTTCGCCGACGCGCGAACTCCTCGACTGCGGAGTGGACGATTTGGGCGGTGTCTCACCGGTTACGGACGATTACATCAATCCGGATTATGCGTGGCCCGCGTTACGGGAATTGGAAGACATCGCGGAGGAGGCGGAAGTCCCACTTCGTGAGCGTCTGCCGGTGTACCGGTGGTACCTCAATGACGATTCCGATGATGGAACGTGGCTGTCCCACCGGATTCGACGGGCTATCGACTCCGACGCCGAAGCAGGCGAGCGATATCGGTCGGTTATCGCCGAGTCGATACCGCGCTGA
- a CDS encoding CBS domain-containing protein, with protein sequence MAITARDLMTTEVETVAPDDEISEVLTRLSRAEFNGFPVAEDGKLVGIVTQHDLVHIFQPSDRTLWIPIGLPPFLESIEYGFDLSWDGLDTSLGLVKNARKPISEIMTENVVTVTLDDELDRILDLLADAESDINRLPVLENGLLVGIIARQDVIRAIRDQRRSAN encoded by the coding sequence ATGGCAATTACTGCCCGCGACCTCATGACGACCGAGGTGGAAACGGTCGCGCCGGACGACGAAATCAGCGAGGTGCTGACCCGCCTCTCCCGGGCGGAGTTCAACGGTTTTCCAGTCGCGGAGGACGGAAAACTGGTCGGCATCGTCACCCAACACGACCTCGTTCACATCTTCCAACCGAGCGACCGGACGCTGTGGATTCCGATCGGTCTTCCGCCGTTTCTCGAAAGCATCGAATACGGATTCGACCTCTCGTGGGACGGCCTCGACACCAGTCTCGGACTCGTGAAAAACGCGCGAAAGCCAATCAGCGAAATCATGACCGAGAACGTGGTGACGGTGACACTCGACGACGAGTTAGACCGCATCCTCGACCTGTTGGCCGACGCCGAGTCGGACATCAATCGCCTGCCGGTGCTCGAAAATGGCCTTCTCGTCGGAATCATCGCGCGACAGGACGTGATTCGGGCGATTCGTGACCAGCGCCGTTCGGCGAACTGA
- a CDS encoding S26 family signal peptidase — protein sequence MSPPDDASPRELLHWLRTTEDEPVAIAREILTTAMWAVGIGLLLFAVSGVWPPMVAVESGSMEPQMERGDLIFVMEEGRFAGDGSYADTGVVTYRAGQNSGYSEFNQPGDVIIFEPNGNGQAVPIIHRAMFWVEDGENWYDEANPDYVGTATNCEQLTNCPAPHAGFITKGDNNGGYDQASFGAHTAPVKPSWVVGKAKLKIPWLGHVRLQFGIATPPELLEVKTHPVTNSAPNSTDSTINSIAVSA from the coding sequence ATGTCTCCTCCCGACGACGCTTCTCCACGCGAACTACTTCACTGGCTCAGAACGACCGAGGACGAACCGGTCGCAATCGCCCGCGAAATCCTCACAACGGCGATGTGGGCGGTCGGAATCGGTCTGCTCCTGTTCGCTGTAAGCGGCGTCTGGCCGCCGATGGTCGCCGTCGAAAGCGGCAGCATGGAACCGCAGATGGAGCGCGGCGACCTCATCTTCGTGATGGAAGAAGGCCGATTCGCGGGTGACGGTTCCTACGCCGATACGGGGGTCGTGACCTACCGCGCCGGGCAAAACTCCGGCTATTCTGAGTTCAACCAACCGGGCGACGTGATAATTTTCGAGCCGAACGGCAACGGACAGGCGGTGCCGATTATCCACCGCGCGATGTTCTGGGTTGAAGACGGAGAGAACTGGTACGACGAAGCGAATCCCGACTACGTTGGCACTGCAACCAACTGCGAGCAGTTGACCAACTGTCCGGCCCCGCATGCCGGATTCATCACGAAGGGCGACAACAACGGCGGGTACGACCAAGCTAGCTTCGGCGCACACACTGCCCCCGTCAAACCGTCGTGGGTCGTCGGCAAGGCAAAGCTCAAAATTCCGTGGCTCGGCCACGTTCGACTTCAGTTCGGCATCGCCACGCCGCCGGAACTGCTGGAGGTAAAAACCCATCCCGTAACAAATTCGGCTCCGAACTCGACCGATTCGACCATCAATTCGATAGCTGTCTCGGCGTAG